A single region of the Pseudomonas sp. GGS8 genome encodes:
- a CDS encoding HAMP domain-containing sensor histidine kinase, producing MWRNLALNIKIALTLFVVQACVLLIGYVWLSHWVQTTRLDELRHHLDTQSDVIESLISVENAQLVYQRQGEFASELDHDRDLYFDLSSLSGELLQDSWGPAPLMRKALREAMNQVRADDEETFLFDVGYEKWIAQMGVLERASPEGPLKARLLVATNAQPVLNAVAAFKRVVALAAIGILLLTTLGSFIVVSLSTRNLRHFARQLRTLKPPEFTRRVVFEAHSAEEKLLFDSYAQMEAAVQEVLEHQRLFIANASHELKTPIAAVTSALEVILTRPRHAEDYAQTCRDVLAEMQVLKRLSLGLLSLAQLEGTDDIAGQASGLNDNALNAVERWRKAAELKGLSLSLHLLEDHQAQVAGGPEQWEVVFGNLLDNAIKYTPAGGTVEVTLDEQPGNGLIIRISDSGAGMSTQEVWQLGQVFFRADAARSQPSSFGLGFAHCKRIVERLGGHLTVQSTPQTGTRVTIAIMRYKS from the coding sequence GTGTGGCGTAACCTGGCGCTGAATATCAAAATCGCACTCACACTGTTCGTGGTTCAGGCGTGTGTGCTGCTCATCGGCTATGTGTGGCTGAGTCATTGGGTGCAAACCACCCGGCTCGATGAACTGCGGCACCATCTTGATACCCAGTCGGACGTCATCGAGTCGCTGATCAGCGTCGAAAATGCGCAGTTGGTCTATCAGCGCCAGGGTGAATTCGCCTCGGAGCTGGATCACGATCGCGACCTGTATTTTGACTTGTCATCGCTTTCGGGCGAACTGTTGCAAGATTCCTGGGGGCCGGCGCCGCTAATGCGCAAAGCACTTCGCGAGGCCATGAATCAGGTTCGCGCTGACGACGAAGAGACGTTCCTGTTCGATGTCGGTTACGAAAAATGGATCGCGCAGATGGGCGTCCTTGAGCGCGCCAGCCCCGAAGGTCCGCTGAAAGCCAGGCTGCTGGTCGCCACCAACGCGCAACCGGTACTCAATGCGGTCGCCGCCTTCAAACGTGTGGTGGCGCTGGCCGCGATAGGGATATTGCTGTTGACGACGCTTGGCAGTTTTATCGTGGTGTCGCTCTCCACCCGCAACCTTCGCCATTTCGCTCGACAGCTGCGCACATTGAAGCCGCCGGAATTCACCCGCCGGGTGGTGTTCGAGGCGCATTCGGCGGAAGAAAAACTGCTGTTCGACAGCTACGCGCAAATGGAAGCGGCGGTTCAGGAGGTGCTGGAACATCAACGGCTGTTTATCGCCAACGCCTCCCATGAACTGAAGACGCCGATTGCTGCCGTGACCTCTGCGCTGGAGGTCATTCTGACGCGGCCACGGCATGCAGAAGATTACGCCCAGACCTGTCGTGATGTTCTGGCCGAAATGCAAGTGCTCAAGCGTCTGTCTCTCGGCCTGTTGAGCCTTGCGCAACTGGAGGGCACCGACGACATTGCCGGGCAGGCGAGCGGGTTGAATGACAATGCGCTCAATGCCGTCGAGCGTTGGCGCAAGGCCGCCGAACTCAAGGGCCTCAGTCTCTCCCTGCATCTGCTGGAGGATCATCAGGCTCAAGTCGCTGGAGGTCCGGAACAGTGGGAAGTGGTGTTTGGCAACCTGCTGGACAACGCCATCAAGTACACCCCGGCCGGCGGCACTGTCGAGGTCACCCTGGACGAACAACCGGGCAACGGTTTGATCATCCGGATCAGCGATAGCGGTGCAGGCATGTCCACGCAAGAGGTCTGGCAGTTGGGGCAAGTGTTTTTTCGGGCCGACGCCGCACGCTCGCAACCATCGTCGTTCGGGCTTGGGTTTGCCCACTGCAAGCGGATTGTCGAAAGACTGGGTGGACATCTGACGGTTCAAAGTACGCCGCAGACAGGGACTCGTGTCACCATTGCCATTATGCGTTATAAGTCTTGA
- a CDS encoding response regulator transcription factor, translating into MKVLVAEDNALLGNSIKRGLEEEGWVVDLARDGKEALYYADASEYDVLVLDWMLPQMSGLDVLNVLRGKGNDVPVIMVTARSEVVDRVQGLDRGADDYLSKPFEMIELVSRLNALYRRSIARGSKSLTLGNLSIELDTLRVSIGDRPLELTGMEYDLLVALAGKANQLQTRAVLLGLLYPFDSEPDSNSLDVLLNRLRRKLAGADVEIETIRGKGLILRVA; encoded by the coding sequence ATGAAGGTTCTGGTGGCCGAAGATAATGCCCTGCTGGGTAACAGCATCAAGCGCGGACTTGAGGAAGAAGGCTGGGTAGTGGATCTGGCCAGGGATGGCAAAGAGGCCTTGTACTACGCCGATGCGAGTGAATACGACGTGTTGGTGCTGGACTGGATGCTGCCGCAAATGTCTGGTCTGGATGTACTCAATGTGCTGCGCGGCAAGGGCAACGACGTGCCGGTGATCATGGTCACCGCCAGAAGCGAGGTGGTGGATCGAGTACAGGGGCTGGATCGCGGCGCCGACGACTATCTGAGCAAACCTTTCGAAATGATCGAGTTGGTGTCGCGGCTCAATGCCCTCTATCGACGCTCGATCGCCCGTGGCTCTAAATCACTGACACTGGGCAATCTGAGCATCGAGCTCGACACCTTGCGGGTCAGCATCGGCGACCGTCCGTTGGAGCTCACGGGCATGGAATACGACCTGCTGGTGGCGCTGGCCGGCAAAGCTAATCAATTGCAGACCCGCGCGGTGTTGCTGGGGCTGCTCTACCCTTTCGACAGCGAGCCGGACAGCAACAGCCTGGACGTGTTGCTCAATCGCCTGCGACGCAAGTTGGCCGGGGCCGACGTCGAGATTGAAACCATTCGCGGCAAAGGGTTGATCCTTCGTGTGGCGTAA
- a CDS encoding iron ABC transporter permease, whose amino-acid sequence MRARSRGVFAGRGGAWVIGLSVLVSLLALLPIAFVIGVSVQTGWATLVTLVWRPRVGELLINTVLLVLLTIPLCIALGLALAWLTERTNLPGRRWWSLLATAPLAVPAFVHSYAWVSLVPPIHGLFAGVLVSVIAYFPFLYLPIAATLRRLDPAIEDVSESLGLKPWAVFFRVVLPQLRLAICGGALLVGLHLLAEYGLYAMIRFDTFTTAIFDQFKSTFNGPAANMLAGVLALCCLAMLTAESAARGTARYARVGSGSAREQRIVRLNLHTTLLALMLQGITCALALGVPLITLGKWLTAGGAQVWHLSELLPALEQTLMLGAAGALITTCAAIPIAWLSIRSPGPLQRVLESCNYITSALPGIVVALALVTLTIHFARPIYQTTVTVLLAYLLMFLPRALVSLRAGIAQAPVELENMARSLGRSPGRALWLITLRLAAPGAAAGAALVFLAVSNELTATLLLAPNGTRTLATGFWAMTSEIDYAAAAPYALLMILLSLPLTGLLYHQSKRTAGR is encoded by the coding sequence TTGCGCGCACGCTCTCGCGGCGTCTTCGCGGGCCGCGGTGGCGCATGGGTGATTGGTTTGTCGGTGCTGGTGTCGTTGCTGGCATTACTGCCGATTGCCTTCGTCATCGGCGTGTCGGTGCAGACAGGCTGGGCGACGCTTGTCACGCTGGTATGGCGCCCACGCGTCGGCGAGTTGCTGATCAACACCGTGCTGCTGGTATTGCTCACCATTCCCTTGTGCATCGCACTAGGGCTGGCTCTGGCTTGGTTGACGGAACGCACCAACTTGCCGGGGCGGCGCTGGTGGTCGCTGTTGGCGACGGCGCCGCTGGCAGTGCCGGCATTCGTGCACAGCTATGCCTGGGTCAGTCTGGTGCCGCCGATTCATGGGCTGTTTGCCGGCGTTCTGGTTTCGGTCATCGCCTATTTCCCGTTTCTTTACCTGCCGATAGCAGCAACTTTGCGCCGGCTGGATCCGGCCATCGAAGATGTCTCCGAGTCATTGGGGCTCAAGCCCTGGGCGGTGTTCTTTCGTGTGGTGCTGCCGCAATTGCGTCTGGCCATCTGCGGCGGCGCCCTGCTGGTGGGGCTGCACCTGCTGGCCGAGTACGGTCTGTACGCGATGATACGCTTCGACACCTTCACCACGGCCATCTTCGATCAGTTCAAGTCCACCTTCAACGGACCTGCCGCCAATATGCTCGCCGGCGTCCTCGCGCTCTGCTGCCTGGCCATGCTGACGGCCGAGTCGGCTGCTCGCGGCACGGCGCGTTACGCACGGGTCGGCTCGGGAAGCGCGCGCGAACAAAGGATCGTGCGCTTGAATCTGCACACCACCCTGCTCGCGCTCATGCTCCAAGGCATCACCTGTGCCCTGGCACTCGGTGTACCGTTGATCACCCTTGGCAAGTGGCTGACCGCCGGTGGTGCGCAGGTCTGGCACCTGAGTGAACTGCTGCCGGCGCTGGAACAAACCCTGATGCTCGGGGCCGCCGGCGCGCTCATTACCACCTGCGCGGCCATCCCGATTGCCTGGCTGTCGATTCGCTCGCCTGGCCCGTTGCAGCGTGTGCTGGAAAGCTGCAACTACATTACCAGCGCGTTGCCGGGGATTGTCGTTGCGCTGGCATTGGTGACCCTGACGATTCATTTCGCCCGGCCGATTTACCAGACCACCGTCACCGTGCTGCTGGCTTATCTACTGATGTTTTTGCCCCGCGCCCTGGTGAGCTTGCGCGCAGGCATCGCCCAGGCGCCGGTGGAGCTGGAGAACATGGCCCGCAGCCTCGGCCGTTCGCCCGGTCGTGCGTTGTGGCTGATCACTCTACGTCTGGCCGCACCCGGTGCGGCTGCTGGCGCTGCGCTGGTGTTTCTGGCGGTCAGCAATGAGTTGACCGCGACCCTGCTGCTCGCCCCCAATGGCACGCGCACCCTGGCCACCGGTTTCTGGGCAATGACCAGTGAAATCGACTATGCCGCCGCTGCGCCCTATGCCTTGCTCATGATTCTGCTGTCGCTTCCGTTAACCGGACTTCTTTATCACCAATCCAAACGCACGGCTGGCCGATGA
- a CDS encoding ABC transporter ATP-binding protein — MNALELHSICKSYGSHRALENISLSVPTGSRTVIVGPSGSGKTTLLRMIAGFEFPDSGSLALNGQTLVDGTREVPAHQRLIGYVPQDGALFPHMTVAANIGFGLAAKGVAKQERIAELMDSVALDSSMANRWPHELSGGQQQRVALARALAQQPRLMLLDEPFSALDTGLRAAMRKLVARLLADAGVTTILVTHDQSEALSFADQLAVMRQGRLVQSGHPLDLYRYPADEQTALFLGDAVVMPARIEAGWAHCDLGRIPVNNHRNNRSAQIMLRPEQLQLTSAPHGLAQSDGCRGVVTECDFGGNTCTLTVELQTLAADQRPGRSLLVRSSGMHAPPAGSEVHVSTIGHAHVLSEP, encoded by the coding sequence ATGAACGCTCTTGAACTCCACTCGATCTGCAAGTCCTACGGTTCTCACCGAGCCCTGGAGAACATCAGCCTGTCGGTGCCGACGGGAAGCCGTACGGTTATCGTCGGCCCCTCCGGTTCGGGTAAGACCACTTTGCTACGAATGATCGCCGGTTTCGAATTCCCGGACTCGGGCAGCCTTGCGCTCAATGGTCAGACACTGGTCGACGGCACCCGCGAGGTCCCCGCGCATCAACGGTTGATCGGCTATGTTCCGCAGGATGGTGCACTGTTCCCACACATGACCGTAGCCGCCAATATCGGTTTCGGGCTTGCGGCCAAGGGCGTTGCCAAGCAGGAACGTATCGCTGAGCTGATGGATAGTGTGGCGCTGGATTCGAGTATGGCCAATCGTTGGCCGCATGAACTCTCCGGCGGCCAGCAACAGCGTGTCGCGCTGGCCCGTGCCCTGGCGCAACAACCACGGTTGATGTTGCTGGATGAACCGTTTTCGGCGCTCGACACCGGTTTGCGCGCCGCCATGCGCAAATTGGTCGCACGGCTTCTGGCTGACGCCGGTGTCACCACCATTCTGGTGACGCACGATCAAAGTGAAGCGTTATCGTTCGCCGATCAGTTGGCGGTGATGCGTCAGGGCCGGTTAGTGCAATCCGGACATCCGCTAGACCTTTACCGCTATCCCGCCGATGAACAAACCGCCCTGTTTCTCGGGGATGCCGTGGTCATGCCGGCCAGAATCGAAGCAGGCTGGGCTCATTGCGATCTGGGTCGTATACCGGTCAACAACCACAGAAACAACCGATCGGCGCAAATCATGCTGCGCCCCGAGCAACTTCAACTGACCAGCGCACCCCACGGCCTGGCGCAATCGGACGGCTGTCGCGGCGTGGTGACCGAATGCGATTTCGGTGGTAATACCTGCACTTTGACTGTGGAATTGCAGACGTTGGCAGCTGATCAGCGTCCGGGGCGTTCGTTGCTGGTGCGCAGTTCCGGCATGCACGCGCCACCCGCTGGCAGCGAAGTTCATGTCTCGACCATCGGCCATGCTCATGTACTGAGCGAGCCTTAA
- the arnC gene encoding undecaprenyl-phosphate 4-deoxy-4-formamido-L-arabinose transferase, which produces MKPYPIRCVSIVIPVYNEEDSLPELLRRTEAACQQLHHDYEIVLVDDGSRDNSAQILEEAACRDHSPVVAVILNRNYGQHAAIMAGFEQCKGDVVITLDADLQNPPEEIPRLVAQAELGYDVVATVRNNRQDSALRRWPSKLINLAVQRSTGVAMTDYGCMLRAYRRTIVDAMLACRERSTFIPILANSFARHTTEILVTHAEREHGESKYSPMRLINLMFDLITCMTTTPLRLLSIVGFGMAGLGVLFAIALIMLRMVFGAGWAGGGTFVLFAVLFVFTGGQFIGMGLLGEYLGRMYSDVRARPRFFIEKVLRNTPPAPAPVVTVDGLTSTSSDQVLS; this is translated from the coding sequence GTGAAACCTTATCCGATCCGTTGCGTATCAATCGTCATCCCGGTCTATAACGAGGAAGACAGTCTGCCCGAGTTGCTCCGGCGCACTGAAGCGGCGTGCCAGCAATTGCACCATGACTACGAAATTGTATTGGTCGATGACGGCAGCCGCGACAACTCGGCGCAAATCCTCGAGGAAGCGGCCTGTCGTGATCACAGCCCGGTGGTGGCGGTCATTCTCAACCGCAACTACGGCCAACACGCGGCGATCATGGCCGGGTTCGAACAGTGCAAGGGCGATGTGGTGATCACCCTCGACGCCGACCTGCAAAACCCGCCGGAAGAAATCCCGCGGCTGGTGGCTCAGGCCGAACTGGGCTATGACGTGGTCGCCACGGTGCGCAACAACCGTCAAGACTCGGCCTTGCGTCGCTGGCCGTCGAAGCTGATCAACCTCGCCGTGCAACGCTCCACCGGCGTTGCCATGACCGATTACGGCTGCATGCTGCGTGCCTATCGCCGGACCATCGTCGACGCGATGCTCGCCTGCCGTGAACGCAGCACCTTTATCCCGATCCTGGCCAACAGCTTCGCCCGGCACACCACGGAAATTCTGGTGACCCACGCCGAACGCGAACACGGCGAATCCAAATACAGCCCAATGCGCCTGATCAATCTGATGTTCGATCTGATCACCTGCATGACGACCACACCGCTGCGATTACTGAGCATCGTCGGTTTCGGCATGGCCGGCCTCGGCGTGCTGTTCGCCATCGCGTTGATCATGCTGCGCATGGTCTTCGGCGCCGGTTGGGCAGGCGGCGGTACGTTCGTCCTGTTCGCCGTGCTTTTCGTGTTCACCGGTGGGCAATTCATTGGCATGGGCCTGCTTGGCGAGTACCTGGGCCGCATGTACAGCGACGTCCGGGCGCGTCCACGGTTCTTTATCGAAAAGGTTTTACGTAATACCCCCCCTGCTCCTGCTCCCGTTGTCACCGTTGACGGTCTTACTTCCACTTCTTCAGATCAGGTTCTCTCATGA
- the secF gene encoding protein translocase subunit SecF yields MSLSSRRLSFILLTGFLACLVAATFSSLATHVRFGLEFRGGYEIYYVVNPAPGKTLLAKDDLLQTVAILSKRADSIGITEPDIRVEGANHIRVKLAGLTSAEESRSLLGSSQGLPTQLTEKYTQTVGSVLGKTALAETVQAGLIGIACIFLLLVGLYRTAGLIAAFCTLVYLWLLLIVFTASGATLSLSAVVAFVLGIGMAADASIICLERMREEIDLGRSLREAVENGFKGSLPTIRDANLVTALAMIALFAAGIGPIQGFALTMLVSIVISVATNFFLIRRLMLWLVDTQWVSQRGLIGKGKSRTTKARRFNFVGRGKTAIVVSLLTIVSGSLYYRAHGLNLDIDFTAGTALDIDVDRAITQETATQIMTGAGTIPATVAVGGAQNQHIAVRFDEVLKPADLKQIIAAFKGKYQTVEYEENTADPGVARDFATRAIYAVIAAFASIAIYIGLRFSWAIALATLLPIIQDILIVSAIFSLFKLEIDVTYIAALLTIIGYSLNDKIVIFGRIVENVKKSPPMDALALWGLINLSISQTLGRSLYTVLTVVMASTCLYLFACEPLQMFSLALVLGLISGAVSSIFMSSAIWLTLSRRKLQVAKVGSMLKVSPKRIPHLASTPFLGALLVVCMVGVGGWFWVPAQATSGKTAVSASTSLGDLSSFRTITVDTARLVDTGDLKAAKARITDLETAWDQAEETLRPKSPASWTSVDKSIDRALSQLRSGKPDPKACADALKTLLAKLDSQQVGTVTAVAAPSAGAMGDLSYLTVIITDTEKLLGIGDMKGARARITDLESTWDQNEEKLRAIDPEGWTSIDKSLDRALKQVRTGSPDLTACTEALKTLATKIDSKRLH; encoded by the coding sequence ATGAGCCTTTCCAGTCGACGCCTGTCGTTCATCCTCCTGACGGGGTTTCTAGCCTGTCTGGTGGCCGCGACATTTTCCAGCCTGGCCACTCATGTGCGCTTCGGGCTGGAATTTCGCGGTGGTTACGAGATTTATTACGTTGTGAACCCGGCACCGGGCAAAACCCTGCTCGCCAAGGATGACCTGTTGCAGACGGTCGCAATCCTGAGTAAACGTGCAGACAGCATTGGTATTACCGAGCCGGACATCCGTGTCGAGGGCGCCAACCATATTCGGGTGAAACTGGCAGGCCTGACGTCCGCCGAAGAGTCACGCTCGCTGCTCGGAAGTTCGCAGGGGTTGCCCACGCAGCTGACCGAGAAATACACCCAGACCGTTGGCAGCGTGCTGGGCAAAACCGCGCTGGCGGAAACCGTTCAGGCTGGTTTGATCGGCATCGCCTGTATTTTCCTGTTGTTGGTGGGGCTGTACCGCACCGCCGGTTTGATCGCCGCGTTTTGTACGCTGGTCTACCTGTGGCTATTGCTGATTGTGTTCACCGCCTCCGGTGCCACTTTGTCGCTGTCGGCGGTGGTCGCGTTTGTGCTGGGCATTGGTATGGCGGCGGATGCGAGCATCATTTGCCTGGAACGTATGCGCGAGGAAATCGACCTCGGCCGGTCTCTGCGCGAAGCCGTGGAAAACGGCTTTAAAGGCTCGCTGCCGACGATACGTGATGCAAACCTGGTGACCGCACTGGCGATGATTGCCTTGTTCGCGGCCGGCATCGGGCCGATTCAAGGATTTGCGCTGACCATGTTGGTGAGCATCGTGATCAGTGTCGCCACTAACTTCTTTCTGATTCGCCGGCTGATGCTGTGGCTGGTCGATACCCAGTGGGTCAGCCAGCGCGGGTTGATCGGCAAGGGCAAGTCGCGCACCACCAAGGCCCGCCGTTTCAACTTCGTGGGACGGGGTAAAACGGCGATTGTGGTGTCGTTGCTGACCATCGTTTCCGGCTCGCTGTACTACCGCGCTCACGGCTTGAACCTGGACATCGACTTTACCGCCGGTACCGCACTGGACATCGACGTCGACCGTGCAATCACTCAGGAAACCGCCACGCAAATCATGACCGGGGCGGGCACCATCCCGGCCACCGTGGCCGTGGGCGGCGCACAGAACCAGCACATCGCCGTGCGCTTCGATGAAGTGCTCAAACCGGCTGATCTGAAGCAGATCATTGCTGCGTTCAAGGGCAAGTATCAGACCGTGGAGTACGAGGAAAACACCGCAGACCCTGGTGTTGCACGGGATTTTGCCACTCGGGCTATTTATGCGGTGATTGCGGCATTCGCCAGCATTGCGATCTATATCGGTCTGCGTTTCTCCTGGGCCATCGCCTTGGCAACCTTGCTGCCAATTATTCAGGATATTCTCATCGTTTCGGCGATCTTCTCGCTGTTCAAGTTGGAGATCGACGTCACTTACATCGCTGCATTGCTGACGATCATCGGCTATTCACTTAACGATAAGATTGTGATCTTCGGACGCATTGTCGAAAACGTGAAAAAGTCCCCGCCGATGGATGCGCTGGCCTTGTGGGGTTTGATCAATCTGAGCATCAGCCAGACGCTGGGGCGTTCGCTGTACACCGTGCTGACAGTGGTGATGGCGTCTACCTGCCTGTATCTATTTGCCTGCGAACCATTGCAGATGTTCTCGCTGGCTCTGGTGCTGGGCCTGATCTCCGGCGCCGTGTCGTCGATTTTCATGTCCAGCGCTATCTGGCTGACGCTGTCCCGGCGAAAACTTCAAGTGGCGAAGGTTGGCTCGATGTTGAAAGTCAGCCCCAAACGCATCCCGCATCTGGCGTCCACGCCGTTCCTGGGTGCACTGCTGGTCGTCTGCATGGTTGGAGTCGGTGGATGGTTCTGGGTGCCGGCCCAGGCAACGTCCGGCAAAACGGCGGTTAGCGCCTCGACTTCACTCGGCGATTTGTCGAGTTTCCGGACGATTACCGTAGACACTGCCCGTTTAGTGGACACCGGCGACCTGAAGGCGGCCAAGGCCCGCATCACCGATCTGGAAACAGCCTGGGATCAGGCCGAAGAAACCCTGCGGCCGAAGTCGCCGGCATCCTGGACGTCGGTCGACAAATCGATCGACCGTGCGCTGTCCCAATTGCGTTCTGGCAAACCGGACCCGAAAGCCTGTGCCGACGCCCTGAAAACCCTGCTGGCCAAGCTTGATAGCCAGCAGGTCGGTACCGTCACCGCCGTGGCAGCACCTTCTGCGGGGGCGATGGGCGACTTGTCCTACCTGACGGTCATCATTACCGACACCGAAAAACTGCTCGGCATTGGCGACATGAAAGGCGCACGCGCCAGGATCACCGACCTGGAAAGCACCTGGGACCAAAATGAGGAAAAGCTGCGGGCGATTGATCCTGAAGGCTGGACCTCCATCGACAAGTCCCTGGACCGGGCGTTGAAGCAAGTCAGAACCGGGTCGCCGGATCTGACTGCGTGTACTGAGGCGCTGAAAACCCTGGCGACGAAGATCGACAGCAAGCGCCTGCACTGA
- a CDS encoding iron ABC transporter substrate-binding protein — translation MISRIPSFLKKALLTTAFLSAGHVYAAEQADGIVVYNAQHESLTKSWVEGFTKETGIKVTVRNGDDTEMGNQLVQEGASSPADVFLTENSPAMVLVDNAGLFAPVAPSTLEQVGAAYRPAHGKWVGIAARSTVFVYNPSKLAEADLPKSLMDLAAPSWKGRWAASPAGADFQAIVAAVLELKGEAATLDWLKAMKTNFTAYRGNSAVLKAVNAGQIDSGVIYHYYSFVDQSKTGENSKNTSLNYFKHKDPGAFVSLSGGGVLASSQHKEQAQAFLKWITGKDGQAILKTGNSFEYAVGKNAESNPKLVPLQQLDAPTVDVSKLDSRKAVELMTQAGLL, via the coding sequence ATGATTTCCCGCATCCCCTCGTTCCTTAAAAAAGCATTGCTGACCACTGCTTTCCTCAGTGCCGGTCACGTGTATGCCGCTGAGCAGGCTGACGGTATCGTGGTCTACAACGCTCAACACGAAAGTCTGACCAAATCCTGGGTTGAAGGCTTCACCAAGGAAACCGGCATCAAAGTGACCGTGCGCAATGGCGACGACACCGAGATGGGCAATCAGCTTGTGCAAGAAGGTGCATCCTCCCCGGCCGACGTGTTCCTGACCGAAAACTCCCCGGCCATGGTGCTGGTCGACAACGCGGGGCTGTTTGCACCGGTTGCGCCGAGCACGCTGGAACAAGTGGGCGCGGCCTATCGTCCGGCACATGGCAAATGGGTCGGGATCGCCGCACGCTCCACGGTGTTCGTCTACAACCCGAGCAAGCTGGCCGAAGCCGATTTGCCAAAATCACTGATGGACCTCGCCGCACCGAGCTGGAAAGGCCGCTGGGCCGCTTCGCCGGCCGGTGCCGACTTCCAGGCCATTGTCGCTGCCGTGCTGGAGCTCAAGGGTGAAGCCGCCACTCTTGACTGGCTGAAAGCCATGAAAACCAACTTCACCGCCTACCGGGGCAACAGCGCCGTGCTCAAGGCCGTCAATGCCGGGCAGATCGACAGTGGCGTGATCTATCACTATTACAGCTTCGTCGATCAGTCCAAGACTGGCGAGAACAGCAAGAACACCTCGCTGAACTACTTCAAACACAAGGATCCAGGTGCCTTTGTCAGCCTGTCCGGCGGTGGCGTCCTGGCTTCCAGCCAACACAAGGAACAGGCCCAGGCATTCCTGAAATGGATAACCGGCAAGGACGGCCAGGCGATCCTCAAGACCGGCAACTCGTTTGAATACGCCGTGGGCAAGAACGCAGAGTCCAACCCGAAACTGGTGCCGTTGCAGCAACTCGACGCCCCGACTGTCGACGTTTCGAAACTCGACAGCAGAAAGGCTGTAGAGCTGATGACACAGGCTGGGTTGCTCTAA
- the arnB gene encoding UDP-4-amino-4-deoxy-L-arabinose aminotransferase, whose amino-acid sequence MSQAFLPFSRPSIGDEEIAAVEQVLRSGWITTGPKNQQLEEHFANYVGCRHAVALSSATGGMHITLLALGIGPGDEVITPSQTWVSTANMICLLGATPVFVDVDRDTLMSDLASIEAAITPRTKAIIPVHYAGAAFDLDPLYDLADKHGIAVIEDAAHAAGTFYKGRHVGAQGTAIFSFHAIKNMTCAEGAMFVTDDEALANRVRMLKFHGLGVDAYDRLTHGRKPQAQVIEPGFKYNLADINAAIALVQLERLDAINAKRTELAQTYLQRLEGLPVQPLAIPSYAQQHAWHLFILRIDAERCGLDREAFMKALQEQNVGTGIHFIATHLHTYYRQRFPNIYLPNTEWNSARLCSIPLFPDMTTDDVDRVVGAIEKTLDASL is encoded by the coding sequence ATGAGTCAGGCGTTTCTCCCCTTCTCTCGCCCTAGTATCGGCGACGAAGAAATTGCCGCGGTAGAGCAAGTACTGCGCTCTGGCTGGATCACTACTGGGCCGAAAAACCAGCAACTGGAAGAACACTTTGCCAACTATGTTGGCTGTCGGCATGCCGTTGCGTTGTCCTCGGCGACCGGTGGCATGCATATCACATTACTGGCATTGGGCATTGGTCCTGGCGACGAAGTCATCACACCGTCGCAGACCTGGGTGTCGACCGCCAACATGATCTGCCTGCTCGGTGCGACGCCGGTTTTCGTCGACGTTGACCGCGACACGTTGATGAGCGACCTGGCGAGCATCGAAGCCGCGATCACGCCTCGCACCAAGGCAATCATTCCAGTGCATTACGCCGGCGCGGCATTCGACCTCGATCCGCTCTACGATCTGGCCGACAAACATGGCATCGCCGTCATCGAAGACGCGGCTCACGCGGCGGGCACTTTCTATAAAGGTCGGCACGTCGGCGCCCAAGGCACGGCGATCTTCTCGTTCCATGCGATCAAGAACATGACCTGCGCCGAGGGCGCGATGTTCGTCACTGACGATGAAGCCCTGGCCAATCGAGTGCGCATGCTCAAGTTCCATGGCCTGGGCGTCGACGCCTACGACCGCCTCACCCACGGCCGAAAACCTCAGGCCCAGGTGATCGAACCCGGCTTCAAGTACAACCTGGCCGACATCAATGCCGCCATCGCCCTGGTGCAGCTGGAGCGCCTGGACGCGATCAACGCCAAGCGCACAGAGCTGGCCCAGACCTACCTGCAGCGCCTGGAAGGCCTGCCGGTGCAGCCGCTGGCCATTCCGTCGTATGCGCAACAGCACGCCTGGCACCTGTTCATCCTGCGCATCGACGCCGAACGTTGCGGGCTGGATCGCGAGGCGTTCATGAAGGCGTTGCAGGAACAGAACGTCGGCACCGGTATTCACTTCATCGCTACACACCTGCACACTTACTATCGCCAGCGGTTCCCCAACATCTACCTGCCCAACACCGAATGGAATTCGGCGCGGTTGTGTTCGATCCCGTTGTTCCCCGACATGACCACCGATGATGTCGATCGTGTCGTCGGCGCCATTGAAAAAACACTGGATGCAAGCCTGTGA